CTAATGGTTCAGATGAATCAGTTAAACCCTGGAGTCAGTGACCAACATCTTACACACATGGTGTTTTTTCCATTCTTGGCAGTCAAGCCCAATGGTAATTGcacaggatcttttttttttccccagctgtaaCACTTCCCTTCTAGAAGAAGGCAAGATTATGCAAAAGTTAAATCATGATCGCGTGGTCAGGCTACTGGGTGTCATTCTGGAAGATGGCAACTACTCCCTTGTGATGGAATATGTACGCAGAGGAAACCTGATGTCTGTCCTGAAAGCAGTGAGTAAAGGGGATGATGGAAAACTTGTAGAGAAATCAGTGAGTAACTGATAAAATGTAAAGAACTGGAGTGATGGTGGTCTGATATTTGCTTTTGCGGACATGCTTGTGTTGCAGTAAAAAATGTatgagtgtattttttttttcaaataacgGATTATGATGCACTTGAAAATGCTAAGATGTGCTAATAGCAAACATTAGAGATACTGCAGCATACAAGCAGATAACATCTGGCCTTCCAGAAGCCCCATAATCCCCAACTATTGACCATGCAAGCAGCACTTTTGGGAGTTGATGCCCAAAACATGCAGAGGGTCAAAGGCTCTCCACACCTACACATGACATGCTTCCATGTGGGGAAATCATGCAATGCCCAGTTCTGTAGCTATTATAAATTGTTTAAACTGAGCATCTTTGCATGCATACATGCTTATTTCATCTACTTCCCGCATCCAGATTTGGAACACTGCAATGAGAGGGTGCATATGGAGGTGGAATTGTGCAAACAAAGCTATGTAGAAGTATgcttatatatgtttatatacatTTCAGTTTCTGTCTCAGAAATGAAAGGTCGTCCTTCCAAATGAATTGGGTTTCAATTGCCATAATCTTCTATCAGTGGCCCTGATGGCTTGGATTTCTCTGAGTTGGCACCAAATGCACCTGTTAGGACAGAGGCTcccctttccttttgtttctccaAATGGCCAAGGGTCAGTATTGGGCAATTATATGATGCTGGAATCTTAGCAACTGCCTATGGATGCGCCCATCCCAtcacagagtttgggaaagttactttttttcaagGACATGTCCCAGGATCTTCCCAACTTTAAACTATCACAATAAaccttctttttccctctctgttaATACTGTTCATAGACAAACAGATTAGAGTCCAAGTTTCAGAGTCCAAGTCTATTTCCAAACATCCTGAACGGCAATGCAATTTTACTCTCAGTGAGGATTCTTACTGGTTCCTGAAACAGCAAGAATGGATGCAAGAATCACTATGATTCTCCAGATTGCTCTGACAAACATGATTCCAGAGATTTAATGCAGTGCTGGGCAGAAGTTGGATCTTGATCTATCGGTAGATCTTTGCATGGCGTGTAGTAAGTCGGGAAGGATTATTCTCTTCCAGTTATTTAACCGTCAGTGGCAGTAACAAAATGATCCCCCTTCTCCATTAAACTGTATTTGCTGAACTGAAGAAACCTTGAGGGTAACCAGAAGAGAATTTGTGTATTGGAGGATTATGAGCTTTGTTCATTTCTGATACTAGAACAGAATTCTTTAATTCTGCATACGTACATATCTCTTGCACCTAGCTTTAGTTTGAAAGTCTCAGGGTTCtagtaaaagaaaaagtaaatccTGGAAGATGAAAGTTTTCCTATTGTTTCAACAGTCCAAAATGGGACTGACTAATTCACTAGCTTTTTATTATTGTCAAAAGGCAAAGGTTAGGCAGCAATGACCCCCCTCCCCGATTTTCtcgatgtgtgcatgtgtgccggCATAGTCCCATACATCTTTTTTATTGTAGGGGGCgggaaacatctggaggaactCTTATTGCCTACCCAGTTAAAATGGAAGGCTCCTTCCACTGACCTGCTATGCGATTGTGCATTATAccaatttatttataaatgtgtTCTGCTGTTTTTACTTTATTACAGACTGCAATTCCCTTGTCTGTGAAAGGACGCTTCATCCTAGAGATCATTGAAGGGATGCTTTATTTAAATGAACAGGGTTTAGTGCACAAAGACCTCAAACCAGAAAATATCCTTGTAGATGAAGATTTTCACATCAAGGTATCTTTACTAGCCCTGTCAAAAGTGAAACCTAAGAGTCATGcacaacgttccctctaatttttgttCCCACTGTCCCCCATGAGCCTCACCTCATGTGTGTGCGGGGACAGGGTATAATCTGAAATGGGACATAAACAAATCAGCTGCCGGCTGCCAGTGCGCAGCCCTGATGGAGCTCTGCAtgcgcagcttagagggaacattggtcatGCATGTTTATTAAATCCCCACTTGTCTGTTTGGTTATACAGTGGGAAAGGGAAGGGACTATTTTTTGCTAACTTAAGTTTGCTGGGTAAGAGATCTCTCAGCCTAACCATCCTCACAGTGTGCAAGAGAGAGGTCCATCTTTGGAGGAAAGTCAGAATGTAAATATAATTGATGTCAGATCTCATCTTGATAGAATGCTTCTGGACACTGCTCTTTAAAGAAGGATATTGACACCCTGGAATGTGTTCAGAGGAGCGCAACCAAGACAGTAAAtggtttggaaaccaagccctgttgTGAATGGTGAAGATTGTGGGTTTTGTGTAGCCAGAAgccaaaacatatatatatatatatatatatatatatatatatatatatatatatatatatatatatatatatatatatatatatatatatatatatatatatatatatatatatatatatatatatatatatatatatatatatatatatatatatatatatatatatatatatatatatatatatatatatatatatatatatatatatatatatatatatatatatatgtaaaacaCCATCACATAGAAGATGGTACAAGCTTGTCCTCTGTGGCTCAAGGACATTGGCACCCAAACTAATATTTTCAATTACAAGAAAGGAAGtctaaacattaaaaagaattgcCTCAGAGAGCCCTTTTGACTGTGGAACAAACTGCCCCGAAGATGGTAGAAACCTCgttcactggaggttttttaaaCAGGTTAGATGGCCATCTGCCAGGAGTGTTTCAGCTGGGGTTCCCCTGTGCCCCCTTCTGACCCTTCAGTTCTGGGATTCTATGAAATAACTAACAAAAGTGTAACTCCTGGACTGCCTCAGTCATCCCTTTGAGGTCGGCCCATGATTGCATGAGGTATGTCCCCTTCTTGTTCTCATGGCTCTCCACTCAGCCTTATCACTGTTCCCACCAGAACTGCTCTCTCCAACCTGTTTTGTAGATAGCAGACCTTGGTGTTGCCTGCTTCAAAACCTGGAGGAAGCTGACTAAAGAGGAGACGAGCCGCCAGAGGAAAATCAAGTGCAACTCCAAAAGTAATGCTGGGACCCTTTTCTACATGGCCCCTGAGCACTTGCGGGATATTAACACTACACCGATTGAAAAATCAGATGTCTACAGCTTCGGCATCGTCTTGTGGTCCATTTTTGCTAACAAAGAACCTTATGAGAGTAAGTGTTCCCAGCCGAGGGCCTCCTCTCGGAATACAGGAAGCTGCCTTCTCTTGAGCTAGATCATTGGTCTGTGTAGCACAATGTTATAAACCGAAACTGGCCTCAGTGGCTTTCCAGGATTTGAGGCAGGATTGTTTCCCAGTTTGACCTAACAATCTGTAACATTCCCTGGTGGTCAGTCTAAATATTAACCAGActtgatcctgcttagcttctaaaatcCAGCAAAATGGAATGCATTGAGGGTGGTAATGTGTTTTTGCTGTATGTGGTTAAATACCTTTTAACCTAGTTCACTGcttctctttccccaccccctctcTTGCacacactttcctccccagaCGCTGTAAATGACATGCATGTGTGCTTCTGTATCATTAATGGAGACAGGCCACATAAAACAGAAATTGAAGAAAATTGCCCAGTTGAGATCATTACTTTAATGGAACAAGCCTGGAAACAAGAACCAAAGCAACGGCCATCTTTTGCAGGTACCTGGGATTAAAGAATCTGTCAGCTTTGCTTTCTCTCACATTTCAGTGTTTTCACTCTCAAGTTCTCGCCATCAAATAGATAAAAACCGTTGTAATTTTTCACAAGGTATTTTAATGACGAGCCAAACAATATTCTCACCCCATCTGTAGTGGCACAACATTCATTAGACACAACTGCTCTTAGTATGGAGAAGATTGTATTATCTCTGCCTGCCCTGGAACTGTTAAAGGTGAAGCGCCTGTTAAGGAAACCCCCCCATAAAGAACAAGCTATATATACAGAATTCCAAGCCACACATTGCAAACTAGCTACTCTAAAGCTTGAATGGATAaacttctccatttttcttcctcccccattCAGTTTTCTAAAATCTACAGTTCTTTCTGGTTAATTTAAGgatatatttataattctttgcAGGTTTCTATAAAAAATAAGACCAAAGAAAATGTGCACACATCACTAGCAGGTACTCAAACATTAACTGCTGGAAACAAGTATTTTCAGAGGACATAcagtaaaagcaaagcagaatgcTTGTGTAAAGAAAATGATATGACCTAAATCTTGCCGCTCAGCTACACCTCTATAAATTCAAGTTCCACAAGTGGTTGCAAAATTTGTGCCATGGCAGAAGTCATATCCAGCAAGCAGTTCTGCAGGCGCAGGTGCACAACTAGTTGCACAGCCATTTGTGCAAACAAGCACACAGTGTGGCCTGCCTGGGCATAACTCCCTGCAAGCTTGCACAGATGGCAATgggcaatgggatttcagccagtgggttGAGTTTTTGGCTAGATATGAGGCAACTGAGAAGTTTAAAATGTActaaaaaggaaatgtagattttttgaaaaaataaacaacagacaTCAACCAGAAAAATCTAGGGAACAGCAATAAAGCTAGGCAAATACTttctgaaagaataaatgaagtTCTACCACTCTTCTGAAAGATAGAAATGAAGATGCACTTTATGCACTTCCATAAGGAAAGAGTTCCAAAGGATATTGCCACTGCTGATAAGGCTGTAAAGAATAAGGTTGAAAGAACAATTTGCATTGTCCAAGGGGGGGGGCATACTGCTCCGCTTCCCAATCTACCATGGATTGCAACACTATAATTCCCATCAAAATGGGGTGGCAGCTACAGCGCTCTATGATGCCAGAGTGCCCTTCCATAACTTGGAGCCCTGCTGGCGAGAAAGGAAGGTTAAACAGACCATTGTTTATGCCTGTTGACAACAGCAAATTTTTAACAGTGCAGTAGAGGTGGCAACAGCAATTTCTGGAATGAAGAGGAGAGCTGCACAGACTGCCATTTTGAAAAAACGTGTGGGAAGACAATTTGTTAcccaatagtaataataatcatgtgctgtcaagtaagtTCTGGCTtacggcaactcttttcagggttttctagaaaaAAAGCACTCTGAAGTCATTCagcatccccttcttctgggcgggtaccctgggactgtgcatcttgcccaaggctatactgGCTCACTCTGTCAAACTCCCCACTGAGGGCTCTACAGCTAGATgcttaactcactgaactatacAGCCAGCACGTGTTGTCCACTCTGCTCTAAAAGTTGTTGCAGAGAGGAAGTTCTTGTAAAATTAATCTCGTactacattttaaacaaaaaggtGCATTTTCAGAACCTTCAAAATAGAGTGTATAAACAAGAAGGTGCATTTTCAGAACCTGCAATATgtgtattttccgtgtataagacataCCCATGTGTAAGACacatcccacttttctaacccaaaaattaagaaatcttaacttagctttgaatattgagcctctgggctcagaatgcttggacattatgagtccctgttgaatctgagcactgcctacaggctccacctccaacgagatGTGTTCTAATTGGTTTGTTCTGCattagctgacatcagttacataaggctcatgattgaaGGCAGTCTGTTTGCAGAGACAAGgcatgggccattttgttctttcctcatcTTACTTACGTGTATAAGAcgaacctcaatttttagtctaaagattttagacaaaagtataatcttatacacggaaaaatatggtaagtttctTAATCACTGCAATACACACAAATCAATGTTTGGGGTATGCAGCCTATATCCTCATCCACACCTCTTCTTAAATAAAGTTTGTATAACCTGTGATCATAACATCCAAAGGATCCCAACTAAACACTATCAACATTTCTGCTAGAAAGGCAAAAGAATAGAAATATATGTAACAAAATGTACCAAGTAATTATGTTTTTTCAAATCCACTAACTTTTCTCTCCAGTGTTCAtagactaatttatttatttatttatttatttatttatttatttatttatttatttattttattttattttattttattttattttattttattttattttattttattttattttattttattttattttatttataccccgcctatctggaccaatggaccactctaggcggcttccaatataaaattaaacaataaaatacaacagatacatggctaatacaaaacaactagaataaactaacaaataggaaaataagaagaagaaataaagttTTGTGCTAGATGTATTTTAACATGTGCACCTACCATGTTTATCACAGTTACAGCAAGATATTTTGAGCAACACAAACTGAAATTATAAATTACACATAACTACATGTGCACATTTGACAGTGATAATATTATATAGGCTCAGAGGTGACTACTATTACATTTATTACTGACAGTACCAAAGTAGCTATAGATTTCAGTTTTGCCCAGCTCTAAAAGTGAATGCCCTACAAACTAAACATGATGATTTgcgtttttgttgcttttaaatctgttttagtaagtGATGCTTTTACCTAAAAAATTTTACTATAACATTTCTTCCTAaaaatttgaataatttactgtttttagcttttattattgtGTTTCAAGGTTGTAAACCAAcaggtccttttttaggagaaaaatgggcgataaacaaacaaacaactaaataaataaagtactgtaaGGAGACAGGAGTCTCTTATTCCTGTTCTTAAGCTTGTGTCAGTTCATCATTTGATAGGGTGAACATATCCCAAGCATACCTGATTCTTGTATAGAGCTTTTTCTTCACTAATTAACTAATTCTTCTGCCACAGAAATCAATTTGACATACAAGCCATTCTACCAAGAGAAACTTGAAAAATATGTTGAAGATGATGTAAGAAAGATAAAAGTAAGTTATCAAACATCTGAAGTTCAAAGAACTAAAATATGGCTAAAGAAATGCGGAGTGATGACATCAAAGCCGTGGGAAGTAAGCTCGTCATATGACCTCATCTTATTTCTTGCTTTTTAGGAAGTGTATCCTGCACCATCTGAACTTGTAAAAAGGATGGAATCTCTCCAAGTAGATGCTGTAGCAGAACCACCAAGTAGTGGCCGAACAGGTATTTATTTATAGAGTCTATAGTATTGAACCCTAGTGTATTTTTATATTAGAGAGGAATAGAGGAGGGATACCTTTGGTTCACCAGACATTTTTACTAGGAAGATTCTCAGCCAGTAACCCATTGGCTTTGCTGGGTGGAATTTAGGCGTTTAACTATACACCAGTATGGTCCATCaggaaatttgttgttgtttagtcgtttagtcatgtccgactctttgtgaccccatggaccagagtacgccaggccctcctgtcttccactgcctcacagagtttggtcaaattcatgttggtagtttcagtgacattgtccaaccatcttgtcctctgtcatccccttctcctcttgccttcacaatttcttaacatcagggtcttttccagggagtcttctcttctcatgagatggccaaagtactggagccttataCCTGCCAACAAATAGAATGTTTCAGTGAACATAGGATGCTGGTTTTTATTATTGGGTCAGTCCTTGGGTCAATTTtgcccagtattgtcaactctggctGGAAGAGGCTTTCCAATATTTTAGGCATGATTTTCTGGCTTTAGTTAgagataagaacataagaagagccctgctaggtCAGGTCAAGGGCCATCTAGTCCAGATTCCTGTGTCTCACAAGGGCCCCACCAGatgatgcctctgggagcacacaagacaactagagacctgtctcctgatactcctcccctgcatctggcatttggaggtaccttccttctaagcctggagattatacatccccatcatggcttgtaacctgcgatggacttttcctccaggaatctgtgtaatccccctttaaaggcatctagggcagatgccatcaccacatcctgtggcaaggagttccacagactaacaacacactgggtaaagaaatcttttcttttgtctgttctcactctctcaacactcaattggagtggatgtcccctggttctggtattgcatgagagagaaaagagcttccctctatccactttatctatcccctgcataattttatacatctcaatcatgtcccccctcaggagccttttctctagactaaagagccccaaatgctgtagcctttcctcatgaggGAAGCACCCCAGCCcaatcatcattttagtcactctcttctggaccttttccagttccactatgtcttttttgaggtgtggcaaccagaactgtatgcagccttaccagcgttttataacgttggctgttttattttcaatccccatTTTGATGATACCTAGCATGCAATTTGCCATCTTCACTGCCGCCGCACACTAGGTtaacactttcatcaagctgcccaccagcacaccaagatctctttccgggtctgtcacggacagctcagGACCCATCAACTGATAAatgaagttttgattttttgcccaaTCTGCATTACTTTatagtttcttatattgaaacacatttgccattctcccagtttggagagatctttctggagctcttcaccacccagaaaatgtttgtgtcatctgcaaacttggccacctcactgcttatccctgtctccaggtcatttatgaacagcttgaaaagcaccggtcccaggacagatctctggggcacaccgcttttcaccttTCTCCATTGAGAAAATTGCCAATTGAcacctcttatcccctgactgtggagttttctcagcagcctttggtgagggactgcgTCAAATGCCTTCTggaaatccagatagacaatatccgcTGGTTCACCCACCTCCACATGCCTGTtcaccttttcaaagaattctaaaaggtttgtgaggcaagacttacccttacagaagccatgccggttttccctcagcaaggctagttctctgtgttttaagattctatcttggatgaggctttccaccagcTTCCttggaacagacattaggctaacaGGCTTGTAACTTCccgggtcccccctccttccctttttaaagaatgGCGTGGCATGTGTTATCCTCCAGGCTTCTGGCaatgtggccattttaagggataagttgtatattttagttaagagatcagcaacttaaTTCCTCAGTttcttaataacccttgggtggatgccatctgggaccagtgacttattgatcttcaatttatccattaggtctaaaacatcctctcttttaacctgtatctgatttaattcattaggaGGGGCTGTTCAGGCAGCAGAATCGGCCCATTGCCTTCTGTCGTGAAGGCAGATGTGAAGAaatcatttaatttctctgcaatctccaaatCCCCATTTGCCTGacctcaccatccagagggccagctgcttctctggcaggtttcctgcttctaagatatttgaagaagcttttattattcccctttatattgctgccCATACATTCCtaaaagtctttctttgccttctgtatcATCTTCGTAcgtttcttttgccagagtttgtgttcctttttattttcctcatttcgGAAAGgtttccatttatggaaggactcctccttgccctttaaagcctctctaactccACTGGTTAACCATACTGGCATCCTCTTGGACTTAGTTCAGCCCTTATTTCTTTGaggtacagtggtgtcctgcatagtgatgataatccgttccggataaatcgtcactatccggaaacgtcactatatggggcaaaaaaccccataggaacacattgaaatcccttcaatgcgttcctatgggggataaactcaccgctaagcggaaattctccatagggttgccattttcaccacctcggtaagcgaggaatcagcgcgaaaacgctgcgggtggccagtTTGTTgatgcagcggccattttggaaccgccgatcagctgttttaaaacatcacaatgcgaagatcggtaagcgaaacgcttacctatcattgcaatgcaatgttttctctattaaaacatcgctatgcggattcgtcgttaaacggggcactcattatgcgaggcaccactgtatacacttcccctgggcctctactaccattgttttaaacaggTTCCAGATTCCTGCTGTTTGCTGGTGATCCATAATCCAAATACTAACCAGCCTGACCCCACTTACCTTACAAAATCAAATGAAGTCAAGTATATTTGGGATGATATGGTGGTTTGAAGAACTTCTGTGGAGCCATCACCCAAAAACACTAATCTGTTTTGCAGATCTTCCCGGTTCCCTACACAGCTCTCAGGAAACCAGTGCGGTGGATGAACACTTCTTTGAGGCTTGCCCACAGAACGAACCTGTAGAGAGCTGTGAACATGCCTTGGAGCCTTCGACAACCGTAGAGAGGAAACTGCAGGAGGAACTGAACTATCACGTGTTTGGCAGCCGGATGGACAGAGCAGAAAGCCACCGTGTGCCATACAGTGCTGCGGTGCAGGATACAGAGCGGAAGCGGAGGGTGTTTACCAAGGTGCCTGACCTTCCACCTTCTGAGAAGTTGTATGTCAGGCCCAGAAACTCTGGATCAGTTGTCAATCCTAGCAGTGGCAGTTCAGGCCCTTATGGTTATCCATGGAAACCTACACATGCTGCAGCAACTCCAGAAACAGTACATGTGTCATTTGATCCAAATGGATTTTATGGGGCAGGGCCTGCAAATCTTAAAACACAAAGTGCAGAAGATCTTTATAGCTCACATTCAGCCACTCCCTTCAACAGTAAGCAACCTGTGCCAGAATCTGGTGTGAATCATCACCCTGAGTCACCCAGTCCTTATCTCAACCCTTACCTCAAGAGCCTAAGTGTTGGACCTGGTAAGTGAGTTGCATGGGGTTCTCCACAAACCCTCTCTTcacagtttgggggtggggggagcatacAATCACCTACTACATCAGGGTAGAGCATGATTTGGACTTTGGGTTCTTGCTACAAAAAATCATACACATAGAATTAAATAATTCTGAACTCAggaatatgtacagtggtgcctcgcaagatgaatttaatttgttcggcggttaatgttgtcttgcgaaaaattcatcttgcgaaatgcggtttcctataggaatgcattgaaatctaattaatgtgttcccatgggcaaaaaaagtcagaacaaagtcaaatttggtttacaaagggtttattaagtgctctttagaGCCATACATATTATGCAGATGATTTCAGAAaattcaatcaataaactttaactttttaaacatcatagaaaaacatttaaaaatcagcaaacatgaggcaggaacaaaaaacggaaaacattcgtcttgcaaagcatggccataggaacatttgtcttgtgagtcattaaccccattgccaaaaccattcatcttgcgagttttttgtcctgcaaagcaccactgtactcagtactaggaatataaataatacttgcTATTAATTTTTAGGCTATCTCAATCGGACTAGGAAACCACAGCAAATAATGTTTATCTCCCATGAGATTTCCTTGCCTGCCTCTGAGAATGAGACAAAGGCCTATTCTCCTCACCAcaggtctctgtaatttgcacaaaatgggcaaaatcctcttgcttagctaCACAGGTGTAACCCAGTGTTATGGCTTCAGTAGCTACGAaagtgctatccatgaagcaTTTCTGCCAGCACATTGTACAGCAGTGGGAATCATACGACTGACTGCACAACGAAATTGTGTGATTCGCTATTGCTTGGCATAATGCCAGTCacatttatgccagtgtaactttCTACCAGACCCAAAGTCTACAGCAAGCACAGCTATCCTATGCTTGCTCTATCAGATTGCTGTATCTATATTGCAATCCTTCTGATGCTTCTAATCCTTAAGCAAAGCATCGGTCATCCTGGCTTTGGGCAGGTCACAAAATAGCGTGAACTGTGCCATTTGATGcaaaaaccaaccaaaaaaacCTTTGGtaatttttgcacaaaacatgATCCTTGTAAATGCAACAATGTTATTGAAAGTTCCAGGGAATATCTCACCACCCACCCTGCCCAAGAGGAGAATGTTTCCATTCTTTGCCCTTGCATGCAAGATGAGATAGGTGAGGAACTACATGCCTGGCTGGTGCTAGAACTGAGTGGATCTCACAGTCCTTTCATACAACTACCCACGAGTAGGTTTCTTTGTTTCAGCAGTATAatttgggggaagggagagatgaTTGTGTTGCTGATGCTATTAAATGGCTGGCAATCAAAAATCTTTGCTTGACTGTAGCAAATCATGGTCCAGAAATCTATTAGAACATGCGTGGGCAACAGCATTCCTCCAGTTGTCTTTGGCCTCCCACTCGCTTCAGCCCAAGCCAGCATTTCCAGTGGTGAGAGGTTATGGGAGCTGAAATTTGAAACATCTGGTAGGCCACAGTTGTCCATGCATGTACTAcataatggttcccaaccttgagtcctcagatgttctcgtagtaaatctcccagaagccttcaccactagctgttctggccaggatttctgggagttgtagtccaagaacatctgggaacccaaagttgggaaacat
This sequence is a window from Pogona vitticeps strain Pit_001003342236 chromosome 4, PviZW2.1, whole genome shotgun sequence. Protein-coding genes within it:
- the RIPK1 gene encoding receptor-interacting serine/threonine-protein kinase 1 isoform X2 produces the protein MLYLNEQGLVHKDLKPENILVDEDFHIKIADLGVACFKTWRKLTKEETSRQRKIKCNSKSNAGTLFYMAPEHLRDINTTPIEKSDVYSFGIVLWSIFANKEPYENAVNDMHVCFCIINGDRPHKTEIEENCPVEIITLMEQAWKQEPKQRPSFAEINLTYKPFYQEKLEKYVEDDVRKIKEVYPAPSELVKRMESLQVDAVAEPPSSGRTDLPGSLHSSQETSAVDEHFFEACPQNEPVESCEHALEPSTTVERKLQEELNYHVFGSRMDRAESHRVPYSAAVQDTERKRRVFTKVPDLPPSEKLYVRPRNSGSVVNPSSGSSGPYGYPWKPTHAAATPETVHVSFDPNGFYGAGPANLKTQSAEDLYSSHSATPFNSKQPVPESGVNHHPESPSPYLNPYLKSLSVGPGVAESTSFRKTNFARSPSYGHSTGEPALYTIINSCGIQIGSYNHLKIKDQPDIAPADTQNNSSDYQKLFNSTALVSEMHLNVARENLGKDWKHFARKLGFHDAELDEIDHDYERYGLKEKVYQMIQKWLMREGSKGATVGKLALAFHACHKTDLLNTLVKISQESEMSNN
- the RIPK1 gene encoding receptor-interacting serine/threonine-protein kinase 1 isoform X1 — translated: MSLVDIQMKSEDLLQKEQLDAGGFGMVSLCYHKNHGLVVLKTVYTGPQRTDCNTSLLEEGKIMQKLNHDRVVRLLGVILEDGNYSLVMEYVRRGNLMSVLKATAIPLSVKGRFILEIIEGMLYLNEQGLVHKDLKPENILVDEDFHIKIADLGVACFKTWRKLTKEETSRQRKIKCNSKSNAGTLFYMAPEHLRDINTTPIEKSDVYSFGIVLWSIFANKEPYENAVNDMHVCFCIINGDRPHKTEIEENCPVEIITLMEQAWKQEPKQRPSFAEINLTYKPFYQEKLEKYVEDDVRKIKEVYPAPSELVKRMESLQVDAVAEPPSSGRTDLPGSLHSSQETSAVDEHFFEACPQNEPVESCEHALEPSTTVERKLQEELNYHVFGSRMDRAESHRVPYSAAVQDTERKRRVFTKVPDLPPSEKLYVRPRNSGSVVNPSSGSSGPYGYPWKPTHAAATPETVHVSFDPNGFYGAGPANLKTQSAEDLYSSHSATPFNSKQPVPESGVNHHPESPSPYLNPYLKSLSVGPGVAESTSFRKTNFARSPSYGHSTGEPALYTIINSCGIQIGSYNHLKIKDQPDIAPADTQNNSSDYQKLFNSTALVSEMHLNVARENLGKDWKHFARKLGFHDAELDEIDHDYERYGLKEKVYQMIQKWLMREGSKGATVGKLALAFHACHKTDLLNTLVKISQESEMSNN